A genomic stretch from Sphingopyxis macrogoltabida includes:
- a CDS encoding replication initiator protein A — MSKRRDPNPEFDLFIPALGDLPLKDQREVMERPFFSLQKRKRLKPIEYRSPDGEAWVRVQAIPDYGMATIWDADILIWAASTLNRMKQQGLNDLPRTLTTTPYDLLRAIKRSTGGRDYQELQAALLRLQTTSITTSIRATKRRQKAGFNWLDSWTFDTDAETEQPRGMTLTLSDWVYEGIVNEKSLLTMHPDYFLLSGGLERALYRIARKHAGTQRGGWTCRVEVLRDKTGSDAQPKEFNRMLRRVIEADQLPDYAMELTETTDKSPAVLFRLRGEAEALALAERMRAEEERRARFDAERKRAEEVDAQMDRLAGRR; from the coding sequence GTGAGCAAGCGGCGTGATCCCAATCCCGAGTTCGACCTGTTCATTCCGGCGCTCGGCGATCTTCCGCTCAAGGACCAGCGGGAGGTCATGGAGCGCCCGTTCTTCTCGCTCCAGAAGCGCAAGCGGCTGAAGCCGATCGAGTATCGCAGCCCGGATGGCGAGGCCTGGGTGCGCGTCCAGGCCATTCCCGACTACGGCATGGCCACGATCTGGGACGCCGATATCCTGATATGGGCCGCGTCCACGCTCAACCGCATGAAGCAGCAGGGGCTGAACGATCTGCCCCGCACGCTGACAACCACGCCCTATGACCTACTGCGGGCGATCAAGCGCAGCACAGGGGGCAGGGACTATCAGGAGCTGCAAGCTGCGCTCCTCCGGCTCCAGACGACCTCGATCACAACTTCGATCCGCGCGACGAAGCGCCGGCAGAAGGCTGGCTTCAACTGGCTCGACAGCTGGACCTTCGACACCGACGCCGAAACGGAGCAGCCGCGCGGCATGACGCTGACCCTCTCGGATTGGGTCTATGAGGGCATCGTCAACGAGAAGTCGCTGCTCACCATGCACCCCGACTATTTCCTGCTCTCCGGAGGGCTGGAGCGGGCGCTCTATCGTATCGCGCGAAAGCACGCCGGCACGCAGCGCGGTGGGTGGACTTGCCGGGTAGAGGTACTTCGCGACAAGACCGGCAGCGATGCCCAGCCCAAGGAGTTCAACCGGATGCTTCGGCGGGTGATCGAGGCCGACCAGCTCCCCGACTATGCGATGGAGCTGACCGAGACGACGGACAAAAGCCCGGCCGTGTTGTTCAGGCTCCGCGGCGAGGCCGAGGCACTGGCACTCGCCGAGAGAATGCGCGCCGAGGAGGAGCGGCGCGCCCGTTTCGACGCCGAGCGCAAGCGGGCCGAGGAAGTCGATGCACAGATGGACCGGCTTGCTGGCCGCCGCTGA
- a CDS encoding ParA family protein: MQVWAVIAQKGGQSKTTLSTGFAVEAAREGASVVILDADDRQGSALYWSERRDDDDVMVKDSSVAGLPLHVSRGRSSGKIDLIIIDTPANSKDIAMLAAEQADFVIIPVAPRGLDVHSVLQTVKQVQQAGTPFAVILTQVPHQGGEGQEAHAGFAAKGVTMFDSRLHFRKDFYKATPLGRTAAETDPASKAAAELRAAYDEAKRLSGFTTKQVSEVG, from the coding sequence ATGCAAGTATGGGCCGTCATCGCGCAAAAGGGCGGGCAATCCAAGACCACCCTCTCAACCGGATTCGCCGTCGAGGCGGCGCGGGAGGGGGCGTCGGTCGTTATCCTCGATGCCGACGATCGCCAGGGATCGGCGCTCTACTGGTCCGAACGCCGCGACGACGACGACGTGATGGTGAAGGACAGCAGCGTTGCCGGTCTGCCGCTCCACGTCTCCCGCGGGCGCAGCAGCGGCAAGATCGACCTCATCATCATCGACACGCCGGCGAACTCCAAGGACATTGCCATGCTCGCAGCCGAGCAGGCGGATTTCGTCATCATCCCTGTCGCGCCGCGGGGGCTGGACGTTCATTCGGTGTTGCAGACCGTCAAGCAGGTGCAGCAGGCAGGCACGCCGTTCGCCGTTATACTGACGCAGGTTCCGCATCAGGGCGGGGAGGGGCAGGAGGCCCATGCCGGCTTCGCGGCGAAGGGCGTGACGATGTTCGACAGCCGCCTCCACTTCCGCAAGGATTTCTACAAGGCCACGCCGCTCGGCAGAACGGCCGCCGAGACGGACCCGGCCAGCAAGGCGGCGGCCGAGTTGCGCGCCGCCTATGATGAGGCTAAGCGACTAAGCGGCTTTACGACTAAGCAAGTAAGCGAGGTTGGATGA
- a CDS encoding helix-turn-helix domain-containing protein, with amino-acid sequence MGGISHSAVLARLRSEIGVTQAALATEAGLDQSRVSRIEKGEVSSEAEVEKVLDALTALGSPQARAYKEFIGRAWENIAPPSFFNPQRACLEIADEALRDIDTFLADESRPWPLRRQIERHKDTLIKGANYLQKMNHNIAFIGPIGVGKSTGLSFLFDLLVPPTLASKPIDRPVLETGAGGTTICEVHIKRGPEFGISLLPMSETELRDLVADFCASRWAVLKGELKESADNAGVSREHDRAIRNMSGLTRRRSTENGKIVYFDPVSDLVASCASEDEFRTRVLELMKLPERTQRELWYDSVTRQHPMEWVMKTFREVNNGRLADVSLPTSIDLIIPEFGRSFGELEINVIDTKGVDDVAVREDLDLRLKDPRTAVVFCTRFNDAPGVTTRSLLQHMHDTYSEPVNTGKVSILALPRTEEARAMKDDAGEVAMDDAEGYAFKQMQVENELAAEDLAGVPMVFYNVQSDDAAPVRGALFDQLNRMRSTVEARLFDLCAAADEVMKNHEAQALTAAMEEVAERLNSFLDAHPALPARERHAYTEALTTIGGVRYAATLWAATRRNGEYSGFNIIHNIGVGAAKDARQRSDRWFSSLKDYIAVMKGDEGLQLAEKTISQMEQSAIATRTAFLEAVQRAGMEVYRGPLSSASIWSQCAAEWGAGPGFKGRVAGNLKTWFEDRADLKDKLEEITNVLWDQLVIAPMRRLVAENAPEAGLGGNVIPFPTKAA; translated from the coding sequence ATGGGCGGTATTTCACATAGCGCGGTTCTCGCGCGCCTTAGAAGCGAGATCGGGGTAACGCAGGCGGCCTTGGCGACGGAGGCCGGCCTCGATCAAAGTCGGGTTTCCCGCATCGAAAAGGGGGAGGTGTCTTCCGAAGCGGAAGTCGAGAAGGTGCTCGATGCGCTGACGGCGCTCGGCTCTCCCCAGGCCCGGGCCTATAAAGAATTCATCGGCCGCGCGTGGGAGAACATCGCGCCGCCGAGCTTCTTCAACCCGCAGCGCGCATGCCTTGAAATAGCCGACGAGGCGCTTCGCGACATCGACACCTTCCTCGCCGATGAGAGCCGTCCCTGGCCGCTCCGCCGCCAGATCGAGCGGCATAAGGACACCCTCATCAAGGGGGCGAACTACCTTCAGAAGATGAACCACAACATCGCCTTCATCGGGCCGATCGGCGTGGGAAAATCGACAGGTCTTAGCTTCCTCTTCGACCTTCTCGTGCCGCCGACGCTGGCCTCCAAGCCGATCGACCGGCCCGTCCTCGAAACAGGGGCGGGCGGCACGACCATTTGCGAGGTTCATATCAAGCGCGGGCCGGAATTCGGCATCAGTTTGCTGCCGATGTCTGAAACCGAGCTGCGCGACCTGGTGGCCGACTTCTGCGCCTCGCGTTGGGCGGTGCTGAAGGGCGAGCTGAAGGAGTCAGCCGATAACGCCGGGGTGAGCCGCGAGCATGACCGGGCGATCCGGAATATGTCGGGCCTAACGCGTCGCCGCTCCACCGAGAACGGCAAGATCGTCTATTTCGATCCGGTGAGCGATCTGGTCGCCTCCTGCGCGAGCGAAGACGAGTTCCGCACGCGGGTCCTGGAGTTGATGAAGCTGCCCGAGCGCACTCAAAGGGAACTCTGGTACGACAGCGTGACGCGGCAGCACCCGATGGAATGGGTGATGAAGACCTTCCGCGAGGTAAACAACGGTCGTCTGGCCGACGTGTCGCTGCCGACGAGCATTGACCTGATCATTCCCGAGTTCGGCCGCAGCTTCGGCGAGCTGGAAATCAATGTCATCGACACGAAGGGCGTCGATGATGTGGCCGTGCGCGAAGACCTGGACCTCCGCCTCAAGGACCCCCGCACCGCGGTCGTGTTCTGCACCCGCTTCAACGACGCGCCGGGCGTGACGACGCGCTCCCTGCTGCAGCACATGCACGACACGTACTCGGAACCGGTGAATACGGGGAAAGTCTCGATCCTGGCGCTCCCGCGCACCGAGGAAGCGCGGGCCATGAAGGACGACGCGGGCGAAGTCGCGATGGACGATGCCGAGGGATATGCCTTCAAGCAGATGCAGGTGGAGAACGAGCTGGCGGCCGAGGATCTGGCCGGCGTTCCCATGGTCTTTTACAACGTGCAGTCGGACGACGCGGCGCCGGTGCGCGGCGCGCTGTTCGACCAGCTGAACCGTATGCGCTCCACGGTCGAGGCCCGCCTGTTCGACCTGTGCGCCGCTGCCGACGAGGTGATGAAGAACCACGAGGCGCAAGCCCTCACGGCGGCAATGGAGGAAGTAGCCGAAAGGCTGAACTCCTTTCTTGATGCTCACCCGGCGCTCCCGGCCCGTGAGCGTCATGCTTATACGGAGGCGCTGACGACGATCGGCGGGGTGCGATACGCCGCGACGCTGTGGGCGGCGACGCGCCGGAACGGCGAATATTCCGGGTTCAACATCATTCACAACATCGGGGTGGGCGCGGCGAAGGATGCGCGGCAGCGCAGCGATCGGTGGTTCTCGTCGCTGAAGGACTACATCGCCGTCATGAAAGGCGACGAGGGGCTGCAGCTGGCGGAGAAGACGATCAGTCAGATGGAGCAAAGCGCGATCGCAACGCGCACCGCATTCCTGGAAGCGGTGCAGCGGGCGGGGATGGAAGTCTATCGCGGCCCCCTCTCCAGCGCTTCGATCTGGAGTCAGTGCGCGGCCGAATGGGGTGCGGGACCGGGCTTCAAGGGCCGCGTCGCAGGCAACCTGAAAACGTGGTTCGAAGACCGGGCCGATCTGAAAGACAAGCTGGAGGAGATTACGAACGTCCTCTGGGATCAGCTCGTCATCGCGCCGATGCGCCGCCTGGTGGCGGAGAACGCGCCGGAAGCCGGGCTGGGTGGGAACGTGATCCCATTCCCGACGAAAGCTGCATAA
- a CDS encoding GmrSD restriction endonuclease domain-containing protein, with the protein MAGSTFQTNPIDLQRLLDECHRGIIQLPDFQRSWVWDEDRIKSLIASISRAFPVGALMSLDTGGPVNFKPRPVEGAPPEARQMAPQSLLLDGQQRMTSLYQVALRGKVVETVTPKKKRVKRWFYIDIRKAIDELADREEAVVGVPEDRMERTDFGREVTLDLSSPEKEYAALMYPVSQVFDWDKWQDGFDDYWAGDEHKAVREEFRAFKRQVLENFKYYRVPVIALDRSTSKEAVCVVFEKVNTGGKALDAFELVTAMYAASGHELRKDWYGDESTKGRHRRLADTLRPADSDAGILAGVGNTDFLQAVSLFYTRDKRRAAEQAGKEGKELPAVSGNRQALLDLPLDAYKLYEAQVEQGFVRAAKFLHMLHIYRIFDLPYQSQIVPLAAILADIGDAWEHEANRSKLVQWYWNGVFGELYGSAVETRIARDFMEVPRWLKGGPAPSTVSETMFRADRLKTMRMRLSAAYKGVNALLMKEGAQDFRSGQRFDHTVFFGENVDIHHIFPQDWCKARGIKPAVFDSIINKTPLSYRTNRIIGGVAPSEYLGKLEKGNNANPPISSEKLDGYLASHLIDPAMLRADAFEAFMDDRQKRLLGLIEQAMGKAAYKGDVPEEGEDVESDDDTAEAEQTIPLA; encoded by the coding sequence ATGGCGGGATCAACGTTCCAGACTAATCCGATCGACCTTCAACGGCTGCTGGACGAATGCCATCGCGGCATCATCCAGCTGCCCGACTTTCAGCGGAGCTGGGTCTGGGACGAAGACCGCATCAAGAGCCTCATCGCTTCGATCTCGCGGGCTTTCCCGGTCGGCGCGCTCATGTCGCTCGATACGGGGGGGCCTGTGAATTTCAAACCTCGCCCGGTCGAAGGCGCGCCGCCCGAGGCCCGGCAAATGGCGCCGCAATCCCTCCTGCTGGACGGCCAGCAGCGCATGACGTCCCTCTATCAGGTGGCGTTGCGGGGCAAGGTTGTCGAAACCGTCACCCCGAAGAAGAAGCGTGTCAAACGCTGGTTCTACATCGACATCCGCAAGGCTATCGACGAGCTGGCCGACCGCGAGGAGGCGGTCGTCGGCGTGCCGGAAGATCGCATGGAGCGCACGGATTTCGGCCGGGAGGTCACGCTCGACCTCTCGTCGCCGGAGAAGGAATACGCGGCGCTGATGTATCCGGTGTCGCAGGTGTTCGATTGGGACAAGTGGCAAGACGGCTTCGACGACTATTGGGCCGGCGACGAGCACAAGGCGGTCCGCGAAGAATTCCGCGCCTTCAAGCGCCAGGTGCTCGAAAACTTCAAATACTACCGCGTGCCGGTGATCGCGCTCGACCGCTCGACCTCGAAGGAAGCGGTCTGCGTCGTGTTCGAGAAGGTGAACACAGGCGGCAAGGCGCTCGACGCCTTCGAGCTGGTCACGGCCATGTATGCCGCCTCGGGGCATGAACTCCGCAAGGACTGGTATGGCGATGAAAGCACCAAGGGGCGCCATCGCCGCCTCGCCGACACGCTACGCCCCGCGGATTCCGACGCCGGCATCCTGGCGGGCGTGGGCAACACGGATTTCCTGCAGGCGGTGTCCCTGTTCTACACGCGCGACAAGCGGCGTGCGGCCGAGCAGGCGGGTAAAGAGGGCAAGGAGCTTCCGGCGGTGTCGGGCAACCGCCAGGCACTGCTCGATCTCCCGCTCGACGCCTATAAGCTCTATGAAGCGCAAGTGGAGCAGGGCTTTGTACGGGCCGCCAAGTTCCTGCACATGCTGCATATCTACCGCATTTTCGACCTGCCCTATCAGTCGCAGATTGTCCCCCTTGCGGCGATCCTCGCTGACATCGGCGACGCATGGGAGCACGAGGCCAATCGGTCCAAGCTGGTGCAATGGTACTGGAACGGCGTCTTCGGCGAACTCTACGGGTCGGCGGTCGAGACCCGCATCGCGCGCGATTTCATGGAGGTGCCACGCTGGCTGAAGGGCGGCCCGGCCCCTTCGACCGTCAGCGAAACGATGTTCCGGGCTGACCGCCTGAAAACGATGCGCATGCGACTGTCAGCCGCTTACAAGGGCGTGAACGCCCTACTGATGAAGGAGGGGGCGCAGGACTTCCGCTCCGGGCAGAGGTTCGATCACACCGTCTTCTTCGGCGAGAACGTCGACATACACCACATCTTCCCGCAGGACTGGTGCAAGGCGCGCGGCATCAAGCCGGCCGTCTTTGATAGCATCATCAACAAGACGCCGCTGTCCTACCGCACGAACAGGATCATCGGCGGCGTGGCGCCGTCCGAATATCTCGGGAAGCTGGAGAAGGGCAACAACGCCAACCCGCCGATCAGCAGCGAGAAGCTGGACGGCTATCTGGCATCGCACCTGATCGATCCGGCGATGCTCCGGGCCGATGCCTTCGAGGCCTTCATGGACGATCGGCAGAAGCGGCTGCTTGGCCTGATCGAGCAGGCGATGGGTAAGGCCGCCTACAAGGGCGACGTTCCGGAAGAGGGTGAGGATGTCGAGAGCGACGACGATACGGCCGAGGCCGAGCAGACGATCCCCTTGGCTTAA
- a CDS encoding type II toxin-antitoxin system RelE/ParE family toxin: MKIRNVIHKGLRRFIETDDASGLQPAVVAKIRRMVSFLQDMEKEDELRTVPSWKAHQLTGDRKGTWSLFVTKNWRMTFRIDRGEIEIVDLDYEDYH, from the coding sequence ATGAAGATCAGGAACGTGATCCATAAGGGATTGCGACGCTTCATCGAGACCGATGATGCTAGCGGGCTGCAGCCCGCCGTCGTGGCCAAAATCCGGCGCATGGTCTCCTTTCTCCAGGACATGGAGAAGGAGGACGAGCTGCGCACGGTGCCGAGCTGGAAGGCCCATCAGCTGACCGGCGACCGCAAAGGCACCTGGAGCCTGTTCGTGACCAAGAACTGGCGGATGACGTTCCGGATCGATCGGGGCGAGATCGAGATCGTCGACCTCGACTATGAAGATTACCACTAG
- a CDS encoding HigA family addiction module antitoxin has protein sequence MAANLGLRLKNPAHPGGFIKHEIIEPLGLSVTAAAEVLGVTRATLSTLLNERAHLSPEMALRIEKAFGVSMDTLMRMQNSYDIAQARKREGDIKVAPFKGKPIDPQPSMI, from the coding sequence ATGGCTGCAAATCTGGGACTCCGCTTGAAGAACCCCGCCCATCCCGGCGGCTTCATCAAGCACGAGATCATCGAACCTCTCGGCCTGTCGGTGACCGCCGCGGCCGAAGTGCTGGGGGTCACGCGGGCGACGCTCTCGACGCTGCTCAACGAGCGGGCGCACCTGTCGCCGGAGATGGCGCTGCGGATCGAGAAGGCCTTCGGCGTCTCGATGGACACGCTCATGCGGATGCAGAACAGCTACGACATTGCCCAGGCCCGCAAGCGGGAAGGGGACATCAAGGTTGCCCCCTTCAAGGGCAAGCCGATCGATCCGCAGCCGTCGATGATCTGA
- a CDS encoding N-6 DNA methylase: MSLIKSRERVNDHGEVFTPPWLVEKMLDIVKGETERIDARFLEPACGSGNFLVPILQRKLAAVQLKFGKSEFERRHYALFGLMCCYGIELLPDNIAECRANMLEVFADYLGVGQQDEAYRAASFVLTLNLVHGDAMTMRDTAGAPISVVEWGYLGKGKFQRRDFRLDVLTGMASFSAEDSLFASLGKHEIFTPTSSYPPMSLGDLAAM; the protein is encoded by the coding sequence ATGAGTTTAATCAAGTCCAGAGAGCGAGTGAACGATCACGGTGAGGTATTCACTCCCCCGTGGCTCGTCGAAAAGATGCTCGATATCGTCAAAGGCGAGACGGAGCGCATCGACGCGCGCTTTCTTGAACCTGCCTGCGGCAGCGGCAATTTCCTGGTGCCGATCCTTCAGCGCAAGCTTGCGGCAGTGCAACTGAAATTCGGTAAGTCTGAATTCGAGCGGCGCCACTACGCGCTGTTTGGCCTTATGTGCTGCTACGGTATCGAGCTGCTGCCCGACAATATCGCCGAATGCCGCGCGAACATGCTGGAGGTCTTTGCTGACTATCTCGGCGTCGGCCAGCAGGACGAGGCCTATCGCGCCGCCTCCTTCGTGCTGACGCTCAATCTCGTCCATGGCGATGCCATGACCATGCGCGACACAGCGGGCGCGCCGATCAGCGTCGTGGAGTGGGGCTATTTAGGAAAGGGCAAGTTCCAGAGGCGGGATTTCCGGCTCGATGTGCTCACCGGAATGGCAAGTTTCAGCGCCGAGGACTCGCTCTTCGCCAGCCTCGGGAAGCACGAAATCTTCACGCCCACATCATCATATCCGCCGATGTCGCTTGGCGACCTCGCGGCAATGTGA
- a CDS encoding Eco57I restriction-modification methylase domain-containing protein, with translation MNEQAGFTLRGRNPDVLTCIANLSNDEVFTPPEFANRMLDTLAEAWATANDGASIWGNRNVRFLDPFTKSGVFLREITTRLIAGLADEIPELQERVDHILTRQVFGIGITKLTSLLARRSLYCSKYANGEHSVASSFKTEVGNIWFERIEHTWNGGKCSFCGAPRSLFDRDKGLENHAYALIHTNNIKARIGELFGADMQFDVLIGNPPYQMTGGAGGTSDSSIYHLFVEQAMALEPRYISMVIPSRWMAGGRGMDDFRQAFLSGGHLKELVDFPASAEVFPGVEIKAGICYFLWDRAHKGKCNVTTFRGGEAIGPIARKLDEYDIFVRDGRALSILHKVLSHDEVPINSILSRDTAFGLASNFAQFRATERDGDVALFFIQRMKRGVGYVARDTIRKSIPLIDKWKLLVPEAYNGGDAVPHQILGKPVVAPPNSVCTQSFLVFSVDTQQEAESVRSYYSTRLFRFLVSQRKITQHALNSTYSWVPMQTWDTTWTDEMLYEKYGISADEQAYIESQVRAMDVGDGE, from the coding sequence ATGAACGAACAGGCGGGATTCACATTGCGGGGGCGCAATCCCGACGTTTTGACCTGCATCGCCAACCTGTCGAACGACGAGGTGTTTACGCCGCCGGAGTTCGCCAACCGGATGCTGGACACACTGGCCGAGGCGTGGGCAACGGCCAATGACGGGGCGAGCATATGGGGAAATCGAAATGTTCGATTCCTCGACCCCTTCACCAAGTCTGGCGTCTTCCTGCGCGAGATCACCACGCGGCTGATTGCTGGGCTGGCCGATGAAATCCCAGAGCTGCAGGAGCGGGTCGATCATATCCTGACCCGCCAGGTTTTTGGCATCGGCATCACTAAACTCACTAGCCTGTTGGCGCGACGCAGCCTTTATTGCTCGAAGTATGCCAACGGCGAACATTCGGTCGCCAGCAGCTTCAAGACGGAAGTCGGTAACATCTGGTTTGAGCGGATCGAGCACACCTGGAACGGAGGGAAGTGCTCGTTCTGCGGTGCGCCCCGCTCCCTCTTTGACCGCGACAAAGGCCTGGAGAACCACGCCTATGCTCTCATTCACACCAACAACATAAAAGCTCGCATTGGAGAGCTGTTCGGAGCCGACATGCAGTTCGATGTACTTATCGGAAACCCTCCCTATCAGATGACCGGCGGGGCTGGCGGAACAAGTGATTCATCTATCTATCATCTGTTCGTTGAGCAGGCGATGGCGCTGGAGCCAAGATATATTTCGATGGTAATTCCATCTCGCTGGATGGCAGGTGGCCGTGGGATGGATGATTTTCGTCAGGCTTTCCTGAGCGGCGGTCATCTGAAGGAATTAGTTGACTTTCCCGCGTCGGCGGAAGTTTTCCCTGGTGTCGAAATCAAGGCCGGCATCTGCTATTTCCTATGGGATAGGGCACATAAGGGGAAGTGCAATGTCACGACGTTTCGCGGCGGCGAAGCCATCGGTCCTATAGCACGCAAACTTGATGAGTATGACATCTTTGTTCGTGATGGACGAGCGCTATCAATTCTTCATAAGGTTCTTTCACACGATGAGGTTCCTATAAACAGCATTTTAAGCCGAGATACCGCCTTTGGCCTTGCCTCAAATTTTGCTCAATTTCGCGCGACTGAGCGCGATGGCGATGTGGCACTTTTTTTCATTCAGAGGATGAAGAGAGGCGTCGGGTACGTAGCTCGTGATACCATAAGGAAGAGTATTCCTCTCATCGACAAGTGGAAGCTTCTCGTACCGGAAGCTTATAATGGTGGCGACGCGGTTCCACATCAAATACTTGGCAAGCCTGTTGTTGCCCCACCTAACTCAGTGTGCACTCAGTCATTTCTTGTATTTAGCGTTGATACTCAACAAGAGGCTGAGAGTGTGCGATCGTACTACTCCACGCGCTTGTTTAGGTTTCTGGTGTCTCAACGAAAAATAACTCAGCATGCGCTGAACTCAACTTACTCATGGGTCCCAATGCAGACATGGGACACGACTTGGACGGATGAGATGCTGTACGAGAAATATGGCATTTCAGCGGACGAGCAGGCTTACATCGAGTCTCAAGTTCGCGCGATGGATGTCGGCGATGGCGAGTAA